A stretch of Carya illinoinensis cultivar Pawnee chromosome 14, C.illinoinensisPawnee_v1, whole genome shotgun sequence DNA encodes these proteins:
- the LOC122294372 gene encoding glucomannan 4-beta-mannosyltransferase 2-like, whose protein sequence is MAEISQKILLPETFQGVRDEISGQIGMMWELIKAPLIIPLLTLGVYICLAMSLMLFMERLYMGVVIILVKLFWKKPEKRYKYELLQEDLEMGSSNFPVVLIQIPMFNEKEVYKISIGAACGLSWPSDRLVIQVLDDSTDPTIKQMVEVECQRWASKGINITYQIRENRVGYKAGALKEGLKRSYVKHCEYVAIFDADFRPEPDYLRRAIPFLVHNPQIALVQGRWRFVNADECLLTRMQEMSLDYHFTVEQEVGSATHAFFGFNGTAGVWRIAAINEAGGWKDRTTVEDMDLAVRASLRGWKFLYLGDLQVKSELPSTFNAFRFQQHRWSCGPANLFRKMVMEIIRNKNVTVWKKVYVIYSFFFVRKIIAHMVTFSFYCFVLPLTILVPEVHVPIWGAVYIPSIITILNSVGTPRSIHLLFYWILFENVMSLHRTKATLIGLLEAGRANEWVVTEKLGDSASKKDANKNKTHTKGPAKRLGFFKLGNRMHTLELGFGVFLFFCGCYDFVHGKNNYFVYLFLQTITFLIAGFGYIGTIIPSS, encoded by the exons ATGGCTGAGATTTCGCAGAAGATTCTGTTGCCAGAAACGTTTCAGGGGGTGAGAGATGAGATTTCAGGTCAAATTGGGATGATGTGGGAGCTCATCAAAGCGCCATTGATAATACCTCTGCTGACTCTTGGGGTGTACATTTGCTTGGCCATGTCGCTCATGCTCTTCATGGAGAGGCTTTACATGGGAGTGGTTATCATCCTCGTCAAGCTCTTCTGGAAGAAACCAGAAAAGCGTTACAAATATGAGCTCTTGCAGGAAGACTTGGAAATGGGCAGCTCCAATTTCCCTGTTGTGCTTATCCAAATCCCAATGTTCAATGAAAAAGAG GTATACAAGATCTCCATTGGAGCGGCATGCGGGCTTTCATGGCCGTCGGATCGTCTCGTGATCCAAGTCCTCGATGATTCAACTGATCCTACCATCAAG CAAATGGTGGAAGTGGAATGCCAGAGATGGGCAAGCAAAGGCATAAATATAACGTATCAAATCAGAGAGAACAGGGTAGGGTACAAGGCCGGGGCACTCAAAGAAGGTCTGAAGAGAAGCTACGTCAAACACTGCGAGTACGTAGCCATTTTCGACGCTGATTTCCGGCCTGAGCCGGACTATCTCCGGCGAGCCATCCCTTTCCTCGTCCACAACCCCCAGATTGCGTTGGTTCAAGGTCGCTGGAGATTTG TGAATGCTGATGAGTGCTTGTTGACAAGAATGCAAGAGATGTCATTGGATTACCATTTCACAGTAGAGCAAGAAGTAGGGTCTGCAACACATGCATTCTTCGGTTTCAATG GGACTGCTGGTGTGTGGAGAATTGCTGCTATTAATGAGGCAGGAGGTTGGAAAGACCGAACAACGGTGGAGGATATGGATCTTGCTGTCCGTGCCAGTCTTAGGGGCTGGAAGTTTTTGTATCTTGGCGACCTCCAG GTGAAAAGTGAACTTCCTAGTACTTTCAATGCCTTCAGATTCCAGCAGCACCGATGGTCTTGTGGTCCTGCTAATCTGTTTAGGAAAATGGTGATGGAGATCATTAGAAATAAG AACGTGACAGTGTGGAAGAAAGTATATGTCATTTACAGTTTCTTCTTTGTTCGGAAGATCATAGCCCACATGGTCACCTTCTCCTTTTACTGCTTTGTACTTCCCCTGACCATCTTGGTTCCTGAAGTTCATGTTCCAATCTGGGGAGCTGTTTATATTCCCTCCATCATCACCATTCTTAACTCAGTAGGAACCCCAAG GTCAATTCACTTACTGTTCTACTGGATTCTTTTTGAGAATGTGATGTCTTTGCACCGTACCAAGGCAACATTAATCGGTCTGCTAGAAGCAGGGAGAGCCAATGAATGGGTTGTCACTGAAAAACTCGGAGATTCTGCTTCAAAGAAAGATGCTAACAAGAACAAGACACACACCAAAGGACCTGCTAAAAGACTAGGATTTTTTAAACTTGGGAACAG GATGCatacattggagctgggatttggagttttcctcttcttctgtgGATGCTATGACTTTGTGCATGGGAAGAACAACTACTTTGTATATCTCTTCCTCCAAACCATCACCTTCCTCATCGCAGGATTTGGCTACATTGGCACCATCATTCCCAGCTCTTAG